From Serinus canaria isolate serCan28SL12 chromosome 24, serCan2020, whole genome shotgun sequence, one genomic window encodes:
- the PAFAH1B2 gene encoding platelet-activating factor acetylhydrolase IB subunit alpha2 isoform X1 has product MESRGKEPQPPNRMGMGDSNPAAVPHAAEDIQGDDRWMSQHNRFVLDCKDKEPDVLFVGDSMVQLLQQYEIWRELFSPLHALNFGIGGDTTGHVLWRLKNGELENIKPKVIVVWVGTNNHENTAEEVAGGIEAIVRLINTQQPQAKVIVLGLLPRGEKPNPLRQKNAKVNHLLKASLPKLPNVQLLDVDVGFVHSDGTISYHDMFDFLHLTGGGYAKVCKPLHELIMQLLEETPEEKRAALA; this is encoded by the exons ATGGAATCGCGGGGGAAGGAGCCGCAGCCGCC GAACAGGATGGGCATGGGGGACTCCAACCCGGCAGCAGTCCCACACGCCGCCGAGGACATTCAGGGAGATGACAGGTGGATGTCACAG CACAATCGGTTTGTCCTGGACTGCAAGGACAAGGAGCCCGACGTGCTCTTCGTGGGGGACTCCATGGTGCAGTTGCTACAGCAGTACGAG ATCTGGCGAGAGCTCTTCTCACCGCTCCATGCACTGAATTTTGGGATTGGTGGAGACACCACTGGCCATGTTCTATGGAGACTGAAGAACGGGGAACTGGAGAACATTAAACCCAAG GTCAttgttgtttgggttggaaCAAATAACCAcgaaaacacagcagaagaagTCGCAGGGGGAATCGAGGCCATCGTGCGCCTGATAAAcacccagcagccacaggccAAAGTGATTGTGCTG GGCCTGCTACCTCGTGGAGAGAAGCCAAACCCGCTGCGGCAGAAGAACGCCAAGGTGAACCATCTGCTGAAAGCCTCGCTGCCCAAACTGCCCAACGTGCAGCTGCTGGACGTGGACGTGGGCTTCGTGCACTCGGATGGCACCATCTCCTACCACGACATGTTCGACTTCCTGCACCTGACAGGCGGGGGCTACGCCAAGGTCTGCAAGCCCCTCCACGAACTGATcatgcagctgctggaggagaccCCCGAGGAGAAACGAGCTGCCCTGGCCTGA
- the PAFAH1B2 gene encoding platelet-activating factor acetylhydrolase IB subunit alpha2 isoform X2, which yields MGMGDSNPAAVPHAAEDIQGDDRWMSQHNRFVLDCKDKEPDVLFVGDSMVQLLQQYEIWRELFSPLHALNFGIGGDTTGHVLWRLKNGELENIKPKVIVVWVGTNNHENTAEEVAGGIEAIVRLINTQQPQAKVIVLGLLPRGEKPNPLRQKNAKVNHLLKASLPKLPNVQLLDVDVGFVHSDGTISYHDMFDFLHLTGGGYAKVCKPLHELIMQLLEETPEEKRAALA from the exons ATGGGCATGGGGGACTCCAACCCGGCAGCAGTCCCACACGCCGCCGAGGACATTCAGGGAGATGACAGGTGGATGTCACAG CACAATCGGTTTGTCCTGGACTGCAAGGACAAGGAGCCCGACGTGCTCTTCGTGGGGGACTCCATGGTGCAGTTGCTACAGCAGTACGAG ATCTGGCGAGAGCTCTTCTCACCGCTCCATGCACTGAATTTTGGGATTGGTGGAGACACCACTGGCCATGTTCTATGGAGACTGAAGAACGGGGAACTGGAGAACATTAAACCCAAG GTCAttgttgtttgggttggaaCAAATAACCAcgaaaacacagcagaagaagTCGCAGGGGGAATCGAGGCCATCGTGCGCCTGATAAAcacccagcagccacaggccAAAGTGATTGTGCTG GGCCTGCTACCTCGTGGAGAGAAGCCAAACCCGCTGCGGCAGAAGAACGCCAAGGTGAACCATCTGCTGAAAGCCTCGCTGCCCAAACTGCCCAACGTGCAGCTGCTGGACGTGGACGTGGGCTTCGTGCACTCGGATGGCACCATCTCCTACCACGACATGTTCGACTTCCTGCACCTGACAGGCGGGGGCTACGCCAAGGTCTGCAAGCCCCTCCACGAACTGATcatgcagctgctggaggagaccCCCGAGGAGAAACGAGCTGCCCTGGCCTGA